The window GAGGTCACCGTGCCCGCCGGGGACACTCGCAAGGAAATTCTCTCCCGGCTCTTCCACGAGGCCCACGGGCGGCTCTACGGCCACACCGCGGAGGAGGAGTCCATGGAGATCGTCAACTACCGGGTACGCTGCACCGGCCGGCTGCCCAAGATGACCTTTGCCGTCGAAGCCCCCGCCGACGGCCCCGCGCGGCCCCAGGGGCAACGGGACGCGCTCTTCCCGGGCGGGACCGCGCCGGTGCCGGCGCCCGTCTACCGCCGCGAAGACCTGGGCGCCGGCTGCCGCATCCCGGGCCCGGCCATCATCGAGGAGTACAGTTCCACGACCGTCGTGTATCCCGCCTTCGACCTGACCGTGGACGACCACGGCAACCTCCGGCTGCAGAGCACGGTGTAGACGCCTCCAGCGAACTTCATAGCTCGGCCAAGGGCAGCGCGGTCACTCCTTCCCCGAGGGGCAGCCGCACGTCGCCGGGATGCACCACGTATCCCGGCATGGCACGCTCTCCGAAGTCTTTCTGGAACCTGCGGATCGGGCCGGTCATGGCTGGGTGCGGCGTGGCGGAAAGCTTCACCTCGATGGGCACCAGCCTACCCTGAGTCTCCACGACGATGTCGACCTCCGCGCCGGCAGTGGTGCGCCAGAAAAAAATCCGCGGATCCACGCCCCGGTGGGTTAGCGTCTTCACGATTTCACCAACGACGGCGGTTTCCATGATGGCGCCCCCCAGAGGGCCGGATGCCGCGTGTTCAGGGTCCCGGAGTCCGACCAGGTAACACAGCGTCCCCACGTCGGTGAAATACACCTTGGGTGTCTTGACCAGGCGCTTGCCGATATTGGCGTAGTAAGGGCGCAGCACCAGCACCTGGCAGGTAGCCTCAAGCACCGACAACCATGCCTTGACGGTATTCAATGCAACGCCGAGGTCGCGCGCGACATCCCCCAGATTCAACAATTGGCCGCTGCGCGCCGCCAGCACCCGGAGCATATTCTGGAACTGGGTCAGGTCCCCGACCTGCCTGATGCTGCGTACGTCTCGTTCCAGGTAGGTCTGGATGTAGCTGGCATGCCACAACGCCAGGTCCCGTTCCGGCTGCGTCACCGGCTCAGGATAGCCGCCCCGCAGGAAACCCTTCCAGAGGCCGCCGAACGAGGAGCCGCCGGATGCGTGCAACAAATCACGCGCTTCCCACGGGAGTGGCCGCTGCGGTGTTCCCTCTACCTCCCGGCTGGCGAGGGGCAGCAGCCGCAACATCGCCACGCGGCCGGCCAAAGACTCGGTCACCTGCTCCGTAAGCAGAAGGTTCTGGGACCCGGTGAGCAGGAACTGCCCGTTCCGGCGCCGGTTCGTGTCGATGACTTCCTTGATGTACGGCAACAACCCGGGAGCGGACTGCAACTCGTCGAGGATGACCGGCGGCGGGTATTGTTTGAGAAACCCGCGAGGGTCGGCGGCGGCGGCAGCGCGCACGTCCGGCAGATCCAGGGAAACATACCCGTGGCTGTTGCCGAAGAGCCGTGTCAGCAGCGTGGTCTTCCCGGACTGGCGTGGTCCGCTCACCACCACGGCCGGGAACTCCCGCGCCGC of the Deltaproteobacteria bacterium genome contains:
- a CDS encoding hydantoinase/oxoprolinase family protein, which gives rise to IPEICIPRDPGNFCAAGMLLTDLIRSYSLTRIGPLDETPPEAIREALDELRDKGVRELQEQGVTPDRIDTEDFLDMRYPGQSYEVTVPAGDTRKEILSRLFHEAHGRLYGHTAEEESMEIVNYRVRCTGRLPKMTFAVEAPADGPARPQGQRDALFPGGTAPVPAPVYRREDLGAGCRIPGPAIIEEYSSTTVVYPAFDLTVDDHGNLRLQSTV
- a CDS encoding ATP-binding protein, yielding MVAEDYIERSLEPVVTRAAREFPAVVVSGPRQSGKTTLLTRLFGNSHGYVSLDLPDVRAAAAADPRGFLKQYPPPVILDELQSAPGLLPYIKEVIDTNRRRNGQFLLTGSQNLLLTEQVTESLAGRVAMLRLLPLASREVEGTPQRPLPWEARDLLHASGGSSFGGLWKGFLRGGYPEPVTQPERDLALWHASYIQTYLERDVRSIRQVGDLTQFQNMLRVLAARSGQLLNLGDVARDLGVALNTVKAWLSVLEATCQVLVLRPYYANIGKRLVKTPKVYFTDVGTLCYLVGLRDPEHAASGPLGGAIMETAVVGEIVKTLTHRGVDPRIFFWRTTAGAEVDIVVETQGRLVPIEVKLSATPHPAMTGPIRRFQKDFGERAMPGYVVHPGDVRLPLGEGVTALPLAEL